One window of the Pyrinomonadaceae bacterium genome contains the following:
- a CDS encoding phosphopentomutase — protein MTTFNRITLIVLDGAGIGAMPDAPEWGDAGSDTFGHICESRQLKLPNLQGLGLGNIRPLNGVPAIENPRGGYGKCALKSNGKDTTTGHWEMAGIILERAFPTYPNGFPQTLIDEFVAKTNVPGVLGNFPASGTEIIKELGEDHVHTGKPIVYTSGDSVFQIAAHEEIIPLDRLYEICETARDMLRGEHEVGRVIARPFLGKPGEFFRTENRHDYAVPPPRENLLPLLSEHGLDVVSIGKIASIYDSTGVTQDLTAKNNGQSMDQTIAALRANTRGLIFSNFVDFDMLYGHRRDTEGYARALETFDERWPELEAAMREDDLVILTSDHGNDPTYPGTDHTREYAPLVVYGNKAKPGIDLGTRDSLSDIGSTIAENFGLSLKAGKSFLSQIS, from the coding sequence ATGACCACTTTCAATCGAATAACACTTATCGTCCTCGACGGCGCCGGCATTGGCGCCATGCCGGACGCGCCGGAATGGGGCGACGCCGGCTCAGACACGTTCGGGCACATTTGCGAATCACGCCAGTTGAAACTGCCGAACCTGCAAGGTCTTGGGCTCGGCAACATTCGCCCGCTCAACGGCGTACCCGCAATCGAAAATCCGCGCGGTGGTTACGGGAAATGCGCACTGAAATCGAATGGCAAGGACACCACGACCGGGCATTGGGAAATGGCGGGAATCATTCTTGAGCGCGCCTTTCCCACTTATCCAAACGGTTTTCCGCAAACGTTGATTGATGAGTTCGTCGCGAAAACGAATGTGCCAGGAGTCCTCGGTAACTTTCCGGCGAGCGGCACTGAGATCATCAAAGAGCTCGGCGAAGATCATGTGCACACCGGTAAACCGATTGTTTACACCTCAGGCGATTCCGTTTTTCAGATCGCCGCGCATGAAGAAATCATTCCGCTCGATCGTCTTTACGAAATCTGTGAGACCGCGCGTGACATGCTGCGCGGCGAGCACGAAGTTGGACGGGTAATCGCGCGACCTTTTCTCGGCAAGCCCGGCGAGTTCTTTCGCACGGAGAACCGGCACGATTATGCTGTGCCGCCGCCGCGCGAGAATCTTCTGCCGCTGCTGAGCGAACACGGTCTGGACGTAGTCAGCATAGGCAAGATCGCCTCGATCTACGATTCAACGGGAGTAACACAGGATCTGACTGCCAAGAACAACGGCCAGTCGATGGATCAGACTATCGCCGCGTTGCGCGCCAACACGCGCGGCCTGATCTTTTCAAATTTCGTTGATTTCGACATGCTCTACGGCCATCGCCGCGACACCGAGGGCTATGCGCGGGCGCTCGAGACGTTCGATGAGCGCTGGCCGGAACTCGAAGCGGCCATGCGTGAAGACGATCTCGTAATTCTGACTTCTGATCACGGCAACGATCCCACCTATCCCGGGACCGATCATACTCGGGAATACGCGCCATTAGTCGTTTATGGAAATAAAGCGAAGCCGGGTATCGATCTGGGTACGCGCGATTCGCTGTCCGACATCGGCAGCACGATTGCTGAGAACTTCGGCCTGAGTCTCAAAGCCGGCAAGAGTTTTCTCTCTCAGATTTCGTAA